From Serratia fonticola:
ATATCAACAATATCGTTCAGATTGTTGGAGGCAATGCTTGGGGCGAGGTTTTGCTCAATGATGGGACAGTATGGGGGTGGGGGCGAGGTGCTTCCATAGGGCAAACTTACGATGGATCTCTAGCCTCTGTAAATAACAGCGCAACACCGCGTTTAGTCGTGAGAAATGTTGCCCGACTTTATGGGCGCTATGTTGGCTCCGCAGCTATGACTAAGTCGGGTGAGTTATATACGTGGGGACAGACTGCCGGTTCTGCATTCAAAGATATATATGGACACCAACCAACCTTACGGGCCTCCCCTTATGGGCCGATAGAAGGTTTTGGTGGTGGTAAGGAGCATCTCTATTACTGGACGTTTAGTGGCAAGGCTTATGCGGTAGGCTACGGTGCGGCGTACAAACTGAATATTAATAGTACTGATAATATACCTTGGCCAGGAGTGCAGATGACATTTCTTACCGCAGATGATTAATGCGTTAATAAGTCGGTTCGGAATAGATTATACCCCAAAAAATGGGAGTTGCATCGCGGCGGCAAGGGAGCTTATCCCGATGAGCTGACATCAGTCAGTGATTCGGGTAAGTGATCGTAACCAATAAAGAGGCAATGTCAAGTATGACGGGTATAAATATCATCATGCATCGGTAGATGATCTTCGTAGGATAACCAATTAGTTGTTCACGTTGCCCATGCATGGGGTATTTTTCTCGAGCTTTCAGAAAGACTAACAATAGGTTACTGCAGATGATTGATGTTATGCTATTGGCTGCGCAATGCGCACCTAATATTTCCCCTCAAACACTTTCTGCTATTGTGAAGGTTGAATCAAGCCAAAATCCTTATTCGATAGGGGTCGTGGATGGTTATCTTGTTAGGCAACCAAAAAGTAAGCAGGAGGCGATAGCAACTGCACACGCCTTACGTCAGGGGGGATGGAATTTTTCGATGGGAATGGCTCAGATCAATCTTCATAATCTACCAAAATACAATCTGAGTTTTGACCAGGTATTTGAACCTTGTGATAATTTACGTGTGGCCGCTGACATTTTCAACGAATGCTATCAACGTGCATTAGCTAAACTTCCAACCAAAAGAGAAGCATTGCTGGCATCTTACTCTTGTTATTACAGTGGTAATTTCACGCGAGGTTTTAAACCTGAAGGTAAGAACAACACCAGCTATGTTGATAGAATCCTGGCTGTAACGCTTCCATCAGTAGTTGGAGACCATAGTGATACGCTAGCTATTCCTGTGATATCAACCCGCTCGACGCCTAAGAAAACTAATGAGCGAACTACCCCATCATCTAAGAAAATCGACCAACAAAGTGCCCGCGTGTCCTATCATGATAAAGTCACTCGAAGGGGGATCAAAGAGTTTAGAGGTGACGAGTAATAATATTATTTAACCAGTTAGTTTTGGGCTGATATACCCGTCATACTTGAAGTTGTCTCGGTATTGGCCGCGTTCGTTCACCTGAATCACTTACTGAAGTAAGCACCAGGATTAACTCACTTACCGACTTGATGCAGCTCCAGTTATTTTGGCTATATATTTAATTGCTTTAAAATATCCGCATGTGAATTAAAAAATATTTATTTGAATTTGGTGATGGTAGTTTTATTAAATGTCATTAATATTAATCAATCATTATTTCGATGATTTTATTGATTCGTTTAATTATCTGGCTATTTATTAATGGTTAGTGTTTTCCGTAAGGAAGGGATATCTATGTCACTGGTATTGAGTAATGATTTTATGGTTAAAAGAAATATTCTTCTTAACGATGGTATGACCTGGCCAAATGCGAATAGATATTTCCATGAGGGTGTCGTAAGTTATTTTGATTCGATCGGTGCCCTCCTGGATATATCAGATGTCGTTTTTGTTGACTTTCAGTTGTCCAATTTATTTGCCTTGCTTGAGCAGAAATGGGTGCTGTACTTCGTTGGCGTTAGAATTATCTTGATTACTGACAGTCACTTACTGCCATTAGCGAATTATTATAAAGGCATGTTTAACCACGTTGATTTAGTTATCCAAGTCACTGGAACATCAAAAAGCTTCTTCAACAAGCTGGAGCATGTTATGTCAGGGGGGGAAGCATTATCATCGTCAAATGATAGTCTTTCTTCGCGTGATATTTATTTACTCCGCAAATCGCTCCATGGCATGACCATACGTGATATTGCTGACAAGTTACAGCTCAGCCCTAAAGGCGTTTATACCATGCGTCATAGGGTGCTGCAGAAAATGGGGCTAACTAGAATGAAAGATATCTACATGCAGACAGCAAATAGTTATCGATAACTCGGGTTATCTGCTGGCCATCACCCGCTGGGGACGCATCGCAAACGCGTCGATAATCGGGCTACAATGAACGCCATTTTCATCGTGCTCAGGACTGGTTGCCAGTGGAATGCGCTGAATGCGACAGGCATTTGTTCATCAAGCTCAACCTATCGCCGTTTCCAGGAGTGGCGCGATGCCGGGGTTTTTGGAAGGGCTTTGGCAAAACGGATTGCTTGCCTGCGAGAAGCGCGATGTTTTTGACTGGTCATGGTTGTCGATGGATGGCTGCATAATAAAATCGCCACTTGCAGGCTCGACAAAACAGGTTGCAACCCGACTGAGCGGGGCAAGCAGGGGTAAAGCGCAACCTGATGACAGATGCGAACGGACTTCCGCTCTTGTTGGTAGTTGCTGGGGAAAATACCCACGACATAAAATTGGTTGAGGATACGCTCGACGCGCTACAGACAGGCAGACCGGGGCACAGGCTGTGTCTGTGCCTGGACAAAGGTTACGAAGCCAAATGGTTGGAAACCTGTCTGAAAGTGCGTTGTTATGAACCCTATATCCAGTCGAGGAAAGAGGAGTCTGATGCCATTAAAAACATCGATTTTAAGGCTCATCGTTGGGTTGTAGAAAGAACGCCATAGCTGGATGAATCGCTTTCGCCGCGTACTGAGGCGTTTGGAGAAGAAGGTCAATGCTGCATTTTTCATGCAGCGTCATTGTCTGGAATAAAATCCTATTGGGATAGGCCCTAAGCCTATTGCCTAAGCTCTCTCTTAATCAGCGAAATCTGTTCTCCGTGCGCCAGGGCGTGCTAAAACTGGCATAATTACGTGCGACGTATGACGCAGGACAACGCAATATCTTTGACCCCTTTCTGGTGAGAAAGGGGCGTCTAGCTTATCCCAACTGGAACTTCGCTTCCGTCTCCACCAGCTCAATCTCATCCAACAGCTCCAGCCATTCCGGTTCTAAATCACCGTTGCTGACACCCTGACGCAGTTGCTGCTCAAGATAGAAGCAGAGTTGCTTCAGGCGCGGAACGCCGCTGTAGCTGCAACTGCCGTGCAGCTTGTGGATCAGATCGAGAATGGTGTCGTCCTCTTCTCCTTCCAGCACGGCTTTTACCCGATCGCTGACCTGCGGCAGGAACTCGATCAGCATCTGCAACAGATCGCGCGCCAGATCCTCTTTATTGGCGGCCTGGCGCAATGCCAACGGCCAATCCAGCGATAACGGTGGTTCAGCCGGGCTACGCGGCTGGGCTGCCTCTGGTTCAAGTTCGACGGTGTGATAACGGGAGAGCACCCGTGTCAGCATGGCTTCGTCAATCGGCTTGGCCAGATAGTCATCCATGCCGGCCTGCAACAGGTGCTCGCGCTCGCCGCTCACCGCATGGGCGGTTACGGCGACGATCGGCGTGGAGTTGTGATGCGGCATCTGGCGGATCAGCTCACTGGCGCGGATACCGTCAATGTTCGGCATCTGAATATCCATCAGGATCATATCCAGCACGTTATCACGTGCCAGCACGATGGCTTCCTCACCGCTTTCGCACAGCAGCGTTTTTTCTACCTGTTCTGCCAGCAAGGCACCGATCAGCTTCAGGTTGGCCGGGTTATCATCGACTGCCATCACCGTCAGCGGTAAGCGTCTATGTACCTTTGGCGCGTTCTGACGCAGCGGGGCATCCAGACGCAGTAACGGATACAGGCGATTACTGCTGATCGGTTTGGTCAGGCAGCCGATAGCGCCCAGCTTTTTCATTTTTTCGGCATCGATCTGCGACTGGCTAGGTACCGCCAGGATCACCCGATCGGCAAGTTTCAGCGACTCCAGCAGCTTGTCTCGATGCTGGCCGTTAGCATCCCGATAAGGGATCGGTACGCCTGCCAACAGGAAGTCATAATGATTTTTCGGCAATTGCCCCAGGGTTGGCGAATGGGTTACCACCAAATGGGTGACGCTCAACATATTCAGTGTTGCCTGGGCCGCCGTTGGGTTGGCTTCGATATAGGCCAGGGTTTTACCGCGCAGATCCGGCAGGCTTGGTGGCAGCGACAACATCCCTTCGTTGAGATCGAGGGTGATGTGGAACCAGAAGGTTGAGCCGCGATTGAGCTGGCTGTGGAAGTTGATATCTCCTCCCATCTCTTTCACCAGCTTCTGGGTGATCACCAGGCCCAACCCGGTACCGCCATGGCGGCGCGAGATGCTGGCGTCTGCCTGGCGGAAAGCCTGGAACAGCTGCGATTGCTGGCGTTCAGAAATCCCGATGCCGGTATCGTGGATCTGCACCTCCAGCTCCACCTGGCGTTCCAACTGGTTACGTAGCTCGACGCGGATATCGATATTGCCGGTTTCGGTGAACTTCACCGCATTGCCGAGCAGATTGGTGATCACCTGCTGTAGCCGCAGTGAATCGCCAATCACCTGCTCTGGCACATCGTTTTGCACATCCAGGGTCAGCTCCAGCCCTTTGTCGTGTGCGCTAGGGGCCAGCAATACCAGCACCTCATCCAGCGTTTCACGCAGCGAGAACGGAATGTGTTCCAGGATCAGCTTGCCAGCCTCCAGCTTGGAGAAGTCCAGCACGTCGTTGATGATGGTCAGCAGGTTGTTGGCCGAGCGTTCGATCGTTTGCAGATAGTCGGTCTGGGTGGCGCTCAGGTCGGTTTTCAGCGTCTGGCGGGTAAAGCCGATCACCCCGTTGAGCGGAGTCCGCAGCTCATGGGACATATTGGCCAGGAATTCCGATTTGATACGGGCGGCTTCCTGCGCGCGTTTCTTCGCCAGATCCAGCTCAACGTTCTGGATCTCCATTTGTTCCAGCGTTTCACGCAGATCGGAGGTGGCTTGGTCGATGTTCTGCTGCATTTCTTCGTGATAGGCGGTCAGCGACATTGCCATCGAGTTGATGCCGTTTTTCAGCATTTGCAGCTCGCCGAGCATAAAGCCTTCTACCCGGCTATCCAACTGGCCGCGGCGGATACGGTCGACGGTGTTGACCATATTGCGGATCGGACCGGTGACGTCGCGCATCAGGCGGTAGGCAAACAGAATGGCAATACACATACACAGCAGCAGCAGCAGGGTAGAAACGAACACCTCTTTATATTGCTGCAGGCGTACCGATTGCAGATCCAGCTCGATCGCCACATAGCCGAGATTGCTGTCGGGATGTGCCTCCTCGCTGGTGCCTTCGTCCGGGAACTGCGACTCCGACAGGATTGGCGTGCGCAGGATCAGTGAATCGCCGCGCCGGGTCAGCATCATATCGGTGGGCACCGGCACACCTTTGGGTAACTGCAACTGGGTATAATTGTGATGATAGTTGGAGGTGACAAACAGGTTGTTCTGCGCATCAAACACGGTGATCGCCCGGACGATATCCGAATGGCGGCGATGCAGCAGGCTGACCAGTTGCCGCACCGACTCACGGCTGCGGAAGGTCATGCCATATTCGCTGGCGACGGCCAGAGGTTCGATGATGCTGGCACCGGCATCCACCAATTGCTCCTGCAGCTCGTTGTAGCGGTGCACTACAAAGAAGGTGCTGAGCAGCAGACCGATCAATAAAGTCGGTGCCAGGATCAGGATCATCATGCGCGCGCGCAAGCTGTATTTGGTCATGGGATTCCAATGTGGGAGAATTGGAGGCTAATCTTAAGCTTAATTAACCAACACACAATCAATAATTATGGCGCAATTCTACTCTCCGAAACGCCGCGTGACGACCCGGCAAGCTTCACAAATATTCACGGTGACGGTAACGGACCTCGATCCATTTGGCCAGGGAGTGGCGCGCCATGAAGGCAAAGCGGTATTTGTCCCCGGAGTTTTACCGGGGGAACAGGCCGAAATCCAGTTAACGCAGGACAAACGACAGTTCGCCAAAGGTCAACTCAGGCAACTGTTAAATTGCAGCATACAACGTGTTGAGCCGCGCTGCCCACACTTTGGTGTGTGCGGAGGTTGCCAGCAGCAGCATGTCTCCGAGGCGCTGCAACAGCAAAGCAAGGCGGCGGCGCTGGGGCGCTTGATCTGCCGCGAAACTGGGGTGACGCCGCAACAGGAACCGGTGATTGCCGGGCCACAATATGGCTACCGT
This genomic window contains:
- a CDS encoding lytic transglycosylase domain-containing protein; its protein translation is MIDVMLLAAQCAPNISPQTLSAIVKVESSQNPYSIGVVDGYLVRQPKSKQEAIATAHALRQGGWNFSMGMAQINLHNLPKYNLSFDQVFEPCDNLRVAADIFNECYQRALAKLPTKREALLASYSCYYSGNFTRGFKPEGKNNTSYVDRILAVTLPSVVGDHSDTLAIPVISTRSTPKKTNERTTPSSKKIDQQSARVSYHDKVTRRGIKEFRGDE
- a CDS encoding LuxR C-terminal-related transcriptional regulator, yielding MSLVLSNDFMVKRNILLNDGMTWPNANRYFHEGVVSYFDSIGALLDISDVVFVDFQLSNLFALLEQKWVLYFVGVRIILITDSHLLPLANYYKGMFNHVDLVIQVTGTSKSFFNKLEHVMSGGEALSSSNDSLSSRDIYLLRKSLHGMTIRDIADKLQLSPKGVYTMRHRVLQKMGLTRMKDIYMQTANSYR
- the barA gene encoding two-component sensor histidine kinase BarA, whose translation is MTKYSLRARMMILILAPTLLIGLLLSTFFVVHRYNELQEQLVDAGASIIEPLAVASEYGMTFRSRESVRQLVSLLHRRHSDIVRAITVFDAQNNLFVTSNYHHNYTQLQLPKGVPVPTDMMLTRRGDSLILRTPILSESQFPDEGTSEEAHPDSNLGYVAIELDLQSVRLQQYKEVFVSTLLLLLCMCIAILFAYRLMRDVTGPIRNMVNTVDRIRRGQLDSRVEGFMLGELQMLKNGINSMAMSLTAYHEEMQQNIDQATSDLRETLEQMEIQNVELDLAKKRAQEAARIKSEFLANMSHELRTPLNGVIGFTRQTLKTDLSATQTDYLQTIERSANNLLTIINDVLDFSKLEAGKLILEHIPFSLRETLDEVLVLLAPSAHDKGLELTLDVQNDVPEQVIGDSLRLQQVITNLLGNAVKFTETGNIDIRVELRNQLERQVELEVQIHDTGIGISERQQSQLFQAFRQADASISRRHGGTGLGLVITQKLVKEMGGDINFHSQLNRGSTFWFHITLDLNEGMLSLPPSLPDLRGKTLAYIEANPTAAQATLNMLSVTHLVVTHSPTLGQLPKNHYDFLLAGVPIPYRDANGQHRDKLLESLKLADRVILAVPSQSQIDAEKMKKLGAIGCLTKPISSNRLYPLLRLDAPLRQNAPKVHRRLPLTVMAVDDNPANLKLIGALLAEQVEKTLLCESGEEAIVLARDNVLDMILMDIQMPNIDGIRASELIRQMPHHNSTPIVAVTAHAVSGEREHLLQAGMDDYLAKPIDEAMLTRVLSRYHTVELEPEAAQPRSPAEPPLSLDWPLALRQAANKEDLARDLLQMLIEFLPQVSDRVKAVLEGEEDDTILDLIHKLHGSCSYSGVPRLKQLCFYLEQQLRQGVSNGDLEPEWLELLDEIELVETEAKFQLG